The proteins below come from a single Portunus trituberculatus isolate SZX2019 chromosome 2, ASM1759143v1, whole genome shotgun sequence genomic window:
- the LOC123506905 gene encoding nascent polypeptide-associated complex subunit alpha, muscle-specific form-like codes for MLGVGVETVNPQVAMEGRVFPRVPDPSLRGAPRPSPPSSPESLPPRPNASFLWDPRRPPAAAEDSFDAASFLRQHRHLLGRTSPGSPPTPPTPATPTDDLTFEETLFSLRRDARGTPRGTFRGSAASSEELWGPGSLKALKDHTNLQGADSLDSRASLASGESGAPGSALRGYIEARLRRVEEQIRREVATEAAVLGAAHGGADPSLLAALLATRGFMPHAKAGSAPSLGGVSPSAASTFKSHRDPPGAGRRSPAARSSTSSLLRVRGPSPSSSSDRDGPPSLPPLYSRDLSPNGPTPAPASPKSLPPPPPPVLDLPRPPKHPMTPPDHPRPRRKTSAPATPPPEALHHPRTCQSPPCHTRHPRPHRDPPTRHQAPTAPRRPTTPPDTPPHTLPEGTTHLPQGEDKKPLLVPPPRPPAPAPPARPPRPPRPPRPAVAKTGEKKHTGDAAPGPPRCLNVLHALTHHGAPKQHPSPRPRGR; via the exons ATgttgggcgtgggcgtggagaCCGTGAACCCCCAGGTGGCCATGGAGGGACGCGTGTTCCCCCGCGTGCCCGACCCGTCCCTGCGAGGGGCGCCGCGCCCCTCGCCCCCCTCGTCCCCCGAGTCACTACCGCCGCGCCCCAATGCCTCCTTCCTGTGGGACCCTCGCCGCCCCCCCGCCGCCGCCGAGGACTCCTTCGACGCCGCCTCCTTCCTGCGGCAGCACCGCCACCTGCTGGGCCGCACCTCGCCCGGCTCGCCGCCCACACCGCCCACGCCCGCCACGCCCACCGACGACCTCACCTTCGAGGAGACGCTGTTCAGCCTGCGGCGCGACGCCCGGGGCACGCCCCGCGGCACCTTCCGTGGCTCTGCGGCGTCCAGCGAGGAGCTATGGGGCCCCGGCAGCCTGAAGGCCCTCAAGGACCACACCAACCTGCAG GGCGCGGACAGCCTGGACAGCCGTGCCTCGCTGGCCTCTGGGGAGAGTGGTGCCCCGGGGAGCGCGCTGCGGGGCTACATCGAGGCGCGGCTGCGGCGCGTGGAGGAACAGATCCGCCGCGAGGTGGCCACAGAGGCGGCGGTGCTGGGCGCGGCGCACGGCGGCGCTGACCCCTCCCTGCTGGCCGCACTGCTGGCCACCAGGGGCTTCATGCCGCACGCCAAGGCGGGCTCCGCGCCCTCCTTAGGGGGCGTGTCCCCATCCGCTGCCAGCACCTTCAAGAGCCACCGGGACCCTCCAGGCGCAGGGCGCCGCTCCCCTGCCGCGCGTAGCAGCACCTCCAGCCTGCTGCGCGTCAGGGGGccgtccccctcctcttcctctgaccGCGACGGTCCCCCCTCCCTGCCGCCTCTCTACTCCAGGGACCTCTCCCCCAACGGCCCCACCCCCGCCCCAGCTTCACCCAAGTCCCTGCCGCCGCCACCCCCGCCAGTCCTGGACCTGCCCCGGCCCCCCAAACACCCCATGACTCCTCCAGACCACCCACGCCCCAGGAGAAAGACCTCTGCCCCTGCCACCCCGCCCCCAGAGGCCCTGCACCACCCCAGGACCTGTCAGTCCCCACCCTGCCACACACGCCACCCCCGCCCTCACCGCGACCCACCAACACGACATCAGGCCCCTACCGCACCACGCCGCCCCACCACCCCGCCAGACACTCCCCCACACACCCTGCCCGAGGGGACAACACACCTACCACAGGGGGAAGACAAAAAACCCCTCCTTGTGCCCCCGCCCCGTCCCCCGGCCCCGGCCCCACCAGCACGCCCTCCTCGGCCACCCAGACCCCCGCGGCCAGCTGTAGCCAAGACTGGGGAGAAGAAACACACAGGGGACGCTGCCCCAGGCCCTCCCCGGTGCCTAAACGTCCTCCACGCCCTGACCCACCACGGAGCACCAAAGCAGCACCCCAGCCCACGCCCACGGGGAAGATAG